One stretch of Hymenobacter chitinivorans DSM 11115 DNA includes these proteins:
- a CDS encoding glycosyltransferase family 117 protein: MLKSYKKANNLAGALVFGLALTTYLLTLEPTVSFWDCGEFIASANKLLVPHPPGAPTFLLLGRLVSLLAGSPAQVAAWVNGLSALSSSFTVLFLFWTITMLAHKLVLRGADYTQQPTASQTLQILGAGLVGALAFTFSDSFWFNAVEAEVYAMSSLCTAVVVWLMLKWESRATEPDSDKWLILIAYVIGLSIGVHLLNLLALPALGLLYYFRKTARPTTRGSLLALGLSGALVLAILLGIIPGLPSVAGDFEVFFVNSVGLPFNSGVVLFLLLLVGSIGAGFWLARRTGRVRLHTALLSLVFILIGYSTYLIVPIRSGFNPALDENNPEDVLSFVSYLKREQYGSRPLLYGPQFNAQPVDQQQGAPRYERSHDAQGHDTYVVAERRLETTYSDQDKMLLPRLYSNQPGHVRAYQNWVNVQPDQKPTMAQNLAFLVNYQLGHMYWRYFLWNFVGRESDVQQAGVLWPGSSKNGLPAELANNPARNNFYALPLVLGLLGLFFQVKRDGRNALVVGLLFVLTGLAIVLYLNQPPTEPRERDYTFAGSFYAFAIWIGLGVLALHELLRYALRPERLRLVVAPLLALAVPAIMATQGWDDHNRSNRYAALDWAKNMLRSVAPNAILITYADNDTFPLWYAQNVENFRPDVRVAVLSYLNTDWYVDQMKQPANQSKPWPLSLAHKDYSQGTNDYLPYVENPAVSALNVKEFLQLVKQNSPLLQVQTQSGKSLLSYPTTNFYLDVDTAAVRRLGIIPKARKQQVVARMSWQASKEALEKNTLVILDLLATNDWQRPVYLSTSIPEQDYAGLDQYLQLEGLAYRVLPAQNPQVQPREVGTVSTELLFDSLMRKFSYRNLNRPGVYYDETIRRTTGQYREQFARLSQAYLRAGETAKARQVVEHCLRVMPDDTIPFDYNNADLIAPLVKLGQQKRAHALFDLLTDRTQQSLAYYSQHEPGVFEREIGVNLLTLQHLYQAAADTNDRARAARVAALAEQYYPRS, translated from the coding sequence ATGTTGAAGAGTTACAAAAAGGCCAATAATCTAGCCGGGGCGCTGGTTTTCGGCCTGGCCCTGACGACGTACCTGCTCACGCTGGAGCCCACCGTAAGCTTCTGGGACTGCGGCGAATTCATTGCCAGTGCCAACAAGCTGCTGGTGCCGCACCCGCCCGGCGCGCCCACGTTTTTGCTGCTGGGCCGGCTGGTGTCGTTGCTGGCCGGCAGCCCGGCTCAGGTGGCGGCCTGGGTCAACGGCCTCTCGGCCCTGAGCAGCTCGTTTACCGTGCTGTTTCTGTTCTGGACCATCACCATGCTGGCCCACAAGCTGGTGCTGCGCGGTGCCGATTATACCCAGCAGCCTACCGCCAGTCAGACCCTGCAAATTCTGGGTGCGGGCCTGGTGGGGGCCCTGGCCTTCACCTTCTCCGATTCGTTTTGGTTTAACGCCGTGGAAGCCGAAGTGTACGCCATGTCCTCGCTGTGCACAGCCGTGGTGGTGTGGCTGATGCTGAAGTGGGAAAGTCGCGCCACCGAACCCGATTCCGACAAGTGGCTGATTTTGATTGCCTACGTCATTGGCCTGAGCATCGGGGTGCATTTGCTCAACCTGCTGGCCTTGCCGGCCCTGGGCCTGCTGTATTACTTCCGCAAAACGGCCCGGCCCACCACCCGCGGCAGTTTGCTGGCGCTGGGTTTGAGCGGAGCCCTGGTGCTGGCTATTCTGCTGGGTATTATTCCGGGGTTGCCGTCGGTGGCAGGAGATTTTGAAGTGTTTTTCGTCAATTCCGTGGGGCTGCCCTTCAACAGCGGCGTGGTTTTGTTTCTACTGCTGCTAGTGGGTTCTATCGGGGCGGGCTTCTGGCTGGCCCGGCGCACCGGCCGGGTGCGCCTGCACACGGCCCTGCTGAGCCTTGTGTTCATCCTGATTGGCTACTCGACCTACCTCATTGTGCCGATTCGCTCCGGCTTCAACCCCGCCCTCGACGAGAATAACCCTGAGGATGTACTCTCCTTTGTGAGCTACCTCAAGCGGGAGCAGTACGGCTCCCGGCCCTTGCTCTACGGCCCGCAGTTCAATGCCCAGCCCGTGGACCAGCAGCAGGGCGCCCCGCGCTATGAGCGCAGCCACGACGCCCAGGGCCACGACACGTACGTGGTGGCCGAGCGGCGCCTCGAAACCACGTATAGCGACCAGGACAAGATGCTGCTGCCCCGGCTCTACAGCAACCAGCCGGGCCACGTGCGGGCCTACCAAAACTGGGTAAACGTGCAGCCTGACCAGAAGCCGACTATGGCCCAAAACCTGGCGTTTCTGGTCAACTACCAGCTGGGGCACATGTACTGGCGCTACTTCCTGTGGAATTTTGTGGGCCGGGAAAGTGACGTGCAGCAGGCCGGCGTACTGTGGCCGGGGAGTTCCAAAAACGGCCTACCGGCTGAGTTAGCCAACAATCCGGCCCGCAACAATTTCTACGCTTTGCCGCTGGTTTTGGGGCTGTTGGGGTTGTTTTTCCAGGTGAAGCGCGACGGACGCAACGCCTTGGTGGTGGGTCTGCTGTTTGTGCTGACCGGCCTGGCCATCGTGCTGTATCTGAACCAGCCGCCCACCGAACCCCGGGAGCGGGACTACACCTTCGCCGGCTCGTTCTACGCCTTTGCCATCTGGATTGGGCTGGGCGTGCTGGCTTTGCACGAGTTGCTGCGCTACGCGCTGCGCCCCGAGCGGCTGCGACTGGTCGTGGCCCCGCTGCTGGCGCTGGCGGTACCGGCCATCATGGCCACCCAGGGCTGGGACGACCACAACCGCTCAAACCGCTACGCCGCCCTGGATTGGGCCAAGAACATGCTCCGCAGCGTAGCCCCCAACGCCATTCTGATTACCTACGCCGATAATGACACGTTTCCGCTGTGGTACGCTCAAAACGTGGAAAACTTCCGCCCCGACGTGCGCGTGGCCGTGCTCAGCTACCTCAACACCGACTGGTACGTGGACCAGATGAAGCAGCCGGCCAACCAGTCGAAGCCCTGGCCGTTGTCGTTGGCGCATAAGGACTACTCGCAGGGCACCAACGACTACTTGCCCTACGTGGAGAATCCGGCCGTCTCGGCCCTCAACGTGAAGGAATTCCTGCAGCTGGTCAAGCAGAACAGTCCCTTGCTGCAGGTTCAGACTCAGAGTGGCAAAAGCCTGCTTTCCTACCCGACTACCAACTTTTACCTCGACGTGGACACGGCCGCGGTACGGCGGCTGGGCATTATTCCCAAGGCCAGAAAACAGCAGGTAGTGGCCCGCATGAGCTGGCAGGCCAGTAAGGAGGCCCTGGAGAAAAATACGCTGGTCATCCTCGATTTGCTGGCCACCAACGACTGGCAGCGCCCGGTATACCTGTCTACCAGCATTCCGGAGCAGGACTACGCCGGCCTCGACCAGTATTTGCAGCTCGAAGGCCTGGCTTACCGGGTGCTGCCCGCTCAGAATCCGCAGGTGCAGCCCCGGGAAGTGGGCACGGTATCCACGGAGCTGCTGTTCGACTCGCTGATGCGCAAGTTTTCCTACCGCAACCTCAACCGGCCCGGCGTGTACTACGACGAAACCATCCGGCGCACGACGGGCCAGTACCGGGAGCAGTTTGCGCGGTTGTCGCAGGCCTACCTGCGGGCCGGGGAAACTGCCAAGGCCCGGCAAGTGGTGGAGCACTGCCTGCGCGTGATGCCCGACGACACGATTCCCTTCGACTACAACAATGCCGATTTGATTGCGCCCCTGGTGAAGCTCGGGCAGCAAAAGCGCGCCCACGCCCTGTTCGACTTGCTCACCGACCGGACCCAGCAGTCGTTGGCCTACTACAGCCAACACGAGCCGGGCGTGTTTGAGCGCGAAATTGGGGTGAACCTGCTCACGCTCCAGCACCTCTACCAGGCCGCCGCCGATACCAACGACCGGGCCCGGGCCGCCCGGGTAGCCGCTCTGGCCGAGCAGTATTATCCGAGGTCCTAA
- a CDS encoding GreA/GreB family elongation factor produces MSRAFTKEDDVQAPTIIPPRAALPPNTPNYVTPQGLELLRQELVTLEAERAQAEANRDNDADRTRLLSVYNGRISDLTSRIASAKVVDPKAQPPKEVRFGATVTLRTQSGGKVGFERKFTIVGVDEASVAAGKVAFVAPIARAVVGAKLGKTVTLKLGPKEEVVEVAAISYEG; encoded by the coding sequence ATGAGCCGTGCATTTACCAAAGAGGACGACGTTCAGGCGCCGACCATCATTCCGCCCCGGGCCGCTTTGCCGCCCAATACGCCCAACTACGTCACGCCCCAGGGCCTGGAGTTGTTGCGCCAGGAACTAGTCACACTGGAAGCCGAGCGGGCCCAGGCCGAAGCCAACCGCGACAACGACGCCGACCGGACCCGCCTGCTGTCGGTCTACAACGGCCGCATCAGTGACCTGACCAGCCGGATTGCCAGCGCCAAAGTAGTCGACCCCAAAGCCCAGCCGCCCAAAGAAGTGCGCTTCGGGGCCACCGTCACGCTGCGCACTCAGAGCGGCGGCAAAGTTGGTTTTGAGCGTAAATTCACCATCGTGGGCGTGGATGAAGCTTCCGTAGCCGCCGGTAAAGTAGCCTTCGTCGCGCCTATTGCCCGTGCTGTGGTGGGGGCCAAGCTGGGCAAAACGGTCACGCTGAAACTGGGTCCGAAAGAGGAAGTGGTGGAAGTAGCCGCTATTTCCTACGAGGGGTAA